In Taeniopygia guttata chromosome 2, bTaeGut7.mat, whole genome shotgun sequence, one genomic interval encodes:
- the TIMM21 gene encoding mitochondrial import inner membrane translocase subunit Tim21, which produces MPGVLPRTLPASLGRGCLGRWLLATRGWALLGAGAVPCSCPRWRLRPPLLLRAARQSFGTQAGGLKAAKPGGDNKDVSVHRALNEETLVSAAQKVKEAGRDFTYFIVVLVGIGVTGGLFYVIFKELFSSSSPNKIYGDALEKCRSHPEIISVFGDSIKGYGEATRRGRRQHVSHIEYIKDGLKHMRLKFYIEGTESGKQGTVHVEVKENLETGRFEVRYIFVDVETYPRRTIVIEDNR; this is translated from the exons ATGCCCGGCGTGCTGCCCCGGACGCTGCCCGCCTCCCTCGGGCGGGGCTGCCTGGGCCGCTGGCTGCTCGCCACTCGCGGCTGGGCGCTCCTGGGGGCCGGCGccgtgccctgctcctgcccgaGGTGGCGGCTCCGGCCCCCgctgctgctcagggccgcCCGGCAGAGCTTCGGGACGCAGGCGGGAGGGCTGAAAGCTGCAAAACCTGGCGGTGATAACAAAGATGTGTCCGTGCATAGGGCGCTGAACGAGGAAACACTGGTGTCGGCGGCTCAGAAAG tGAAAGAAGCTGGAAGAGACTTTACCTATTTTATTGTGGTGCTTGTTGGAATTGGTGTTAcag GTGGTTTGTTCTATGTGATTTTTAAAGAGCTATTCTCTTCTTCTAGTCCAAATAAGATCTATGGAGATGCCTTGGAGAAGTGCAGATCTCATCCTGAG ATAATTAGTGTTTTTGGTGACTCTATCAAAGGCTACGGAGAGGCAACAAGAAGAGGAAGACGACAGCATGTCAG TCACATTGAATACATAAAGGACGGACTGAAACATATGCGTTTGAAGTTCTATATTGAGGGCACTGAATCAGGGAAACAGGGAACAGTCCATGTGGAAGTCAAAGAG aatcTTGAAACAGGAAGATTTGAGGTTCGCTACATATTTGTAGATGTTGAGACCTATCCAAGAAGAACTATTGTCATAGAGGACAACAGATAG
- the FBXO15 gene encoding F-box only protein 15 isoform X3 — protein sequence MATGRGRSRTFAARPMKCSETLNAGIKSLYLTPPIKPKPNVCIESLPPEVLLKIFSCLDAVSLLTVGCVNKRFYELANDNGIWLKLYSSSLHPKWTIRKMKSKQTETLSLGCAAVHDRKPGYWKKEYISKQTSALRTRVMRLAKFLDPYTGLPCKNKEAMKVSGLSWIIVLKDKNGKEHVIEKPNLSFMDTSVTVLWHGTDWPCLDILSTLKLFGVTPLLPDQSIPPSKNGPHRFSLIAEYHLANLTEKSVVFGADELVQLFSLSPGLLVGIWKEKNEIAFVMANLHYNQLLERSILGSATVQYVPPPNKPLLDDIDSEFGLHDYSLHLDLHGRNCRYMCGSFKCLFCRKGDIENGYLRLRVVNLKDNRKHLPVIGTLGICWETDVFKGNVKDCFVMDLTLLDETGKPFWCFSAPVHMELSTKSSGLYDYMGHMYTADYADSEGKVCVEILWLEETKEYIIVSLVLYVSTKKVNSWYGTSY from the exons ATGGCGACGGGCCGTGGCAG GTCAAGGACCTTTGCTGCCAGGCCTATGAAATGTTCTGAAACTCTAAATGCTGGAATTAAAAGTCTGTACTTGACACCTCCCATAAAACCGAAACCAAATGTGTGCATTGAGAG CTTGCCACCAGAAGTGCTGCTGAAGATATTTTCCTGTTTGGATGCTGTGTCCCTGTTGACTGTAGGTTGTGTGAATAAGCGCTTCTATGAGCTGGCCAATGACAA tggaaTTTGGCTGAAACTCTATTCCAGCTCTTTGCACCCAAAATGGACAATTCGGAAAATGAAGtctaaacaaacagaaacactttctttgggctgtgctgctgtacATGATAGAAAGCCTGGGTACTGGAAGAAAGAATACATCTCCAAGCAAACATCTGCCTTAAGAACTAGAGTAATGCGGCTTGCTAAATTTCTAGATCCTTATACAGGTCTTCCATGTAAAAACAAAGAAGCTATGAA AGTTTCTGGGTTGAGTTGGATAATTGTTCTAAAggacaaaaatggaaaagaacatgTAATAGAGAAGCCAAACCTATCATTCATGGACACATCTGTTACTGTACTTTGGCATGGTACAGACTGGCCATGCTTAGACATCCTGTCAACCCTAAAACTGTTTGGAGTTACACCATTGCTTCCTGACCAAAGCATACCTCCCAGCAAGAATGG ACCTCATCGATTTTCCTTGATTGCTGAGTACCATCTTGCTAACCTGACTGAAAAAAGTGTAGTGTTTGGTGCTGATGAGCTTGTCCAGCTCTTTAGTCTGAGTCCAGGACTGTTAGTAGGAATTTGGAAG gagaaaaatgaaattgctTTTGTTATGGCGAATCTTCATTATAATCAACTTCTTGAGAGAAGCATTTTGGGTTCTGCTACTGT tcaaTATGTTCCTCCACCTAATAAACCTTTACTGGATGATATTGACTCAGAATTTGGACTGCATGACTACAGCCTGCATCTTGATCTGCATGGCAGAAACTGCAGGTACATGTGTGGATCATTCAAGTGCCTCTTCTGCAGAAAAG GTGACATTGAAAATGGATACCTGAGGCTCAGAGTCGTAAACTTAAAGGATAATAGGAAGCACTTGCCTGTTATTGGGACACTTGGCATATGCTGGGAAACAGATGTGTTTAAAGGCAATGTAAAg GACTGCTTTGTGATGGATCTGACTCTCTTGGATGAAACTGGAAAGCCCTTCTGGTGTTTTAGTGCTCCAGTCCACATGGAATTGTCTACCAAGTCATCCGGCCTTTATGACTACATGGGTCATATGTATACTGCAGACTATGCAGATTCAGAGGGTAAAGTCTGTGTTGAGATTTTATGGTTGGAAGAAACCAAGGAATATATTATAGTCAGTTTGGTGCTTTATGTAAGCACTAAAAAGGTAAATAGCTGGTATGGAACAAGCTACTGA
- the FBXO15 gene encoding F-box only protein 15 isoform X1, translated as MKCSETLNAGIKSLYLTPPIKPKPNVCIESLPPEVLLKIFSCLDAVSLLTVGCVNKRFYELANDNGIWLKLYSSSLHPKWTIRKMKSKQTETLSLGCAAVHDRKPGYWKKEYISKQTSALRTRVMRLAKFLDPYTGLPCKNKEAMKVSGLSWIIVLKDKNGKEHVIEKPNLSFMDTSVTVLWHGTDWPCLDILSTLKLFGVTPLLPDQSIPPSKNGPHRFSLIAEYHLANLTEKSVVFGADELVQLFSLSPGLLVGIWKEKNEIAFVMANLHYNQLLERSILGSATVQYVPPPNKPLLDDIDSEFGLHDYSLHLDLHGRNCRYMCGSFKCLFCRKGDIENGYLRLRVVNLKDNRKHLPVIGTLGICWETDVFKGNVKDCFVMDLTLLDETGKPFWCFSAPVHMELSTKSSGLYDYMGHMYTADYADSEGKVCVEILWLEETKEYIIVSLVLYVSTKKVNSWYGTSY; from the exons ATGAAATGTTCTGAAACTCTAAATGCTGGAATTAAAAGTCTGTACTTGACACCTCCCATAAAACCGAAACCAAATGTGTGCATTGAGAG CTTGCCACCAGAAGTGCTGCTGAAGATATTTTCCTGTTTGGATGCTGTGTCCCTGTTGACTGTAGGTTGTGTGAATAAGCGCTTCTATGAGCTGGCCAATGACAA tggaaTTTGGCTGAAACTCTATTCCAGCTCTTTGCACCCAAAATGGACAATTCGGAAAATGAAGtctaaacaaacagaaacactttctttgggctgtgctgctgtacATGATAGAAAGCCTGGGTACTGGAAGAAAGAATACATCTCCAAGCAAACATCTGCCTTAAGAACTAGAGTAATGCGGCTTGCTAAATTTCTAGATCCTTATACAGGTCTTCCATGTAAAAACAAAGAAGCTATGAA AGTTTCTGGGTTGAGTTGGATAATTGTTCTAAAggacaaaaatggaaaagaacatgTAATAGAGAAGCCAAACCTATCATTCATGGACACATCTGTTACTGTACTTTGGCATGGTACAGACTGGCCATGCTTAGACATCCTGTCAACCCTAAAACTGTTTGGAGTTACACCATTGCTTCCTGACCAAAGCATACCTCCCAGCAAGAATGG ACCTCATCGATTTTCCTTGATTGCTGAGTACCATCTTGCTAACCTGACTGAAAAAAGTGTAGTGTTTGGTGCTGATGAGCTTGTCCAGCTCTTTAGTCTGAGTCCAGGACTGTTAGTAGGAATTTGGAAG gagaaaaatgaaattgctTTTGTTATGGCGAATCTTCATTATAATCAACTTCTTGAGAGAAGCATTTTGGGTTCTGCTACTGT tcaaTATGTTCCTCCACCTAATAAACCTTTACTGGATGATATTGACTCAGAATTTGGACTGCATGACTACAGCCTGCATCTTGATCTGCATGGCAGAAACTGCAGGTACATGTGTGGATCATTCAAGTGCCTCTTCTGCAGAAAAG GTGACATTGAAAATGGATACCTGAGGCTCAGAGTCGTAAACTTAAAGGATAATAGGAAGCACTTGCCTGTTATTGGGACACTTGGCATATGCTGGGAAACAGATGTGTTTAAAGGCAATGTAAAg GACTGCTTTGTGATGGATCTGACTCTCTTGGATGAAACTGGAAAGCCCTTCTGGTGTTTTAGTGCTCCAGTCCACATGGAATTGTCTACCAAGTCATCCGGCCTTTATGACTACATGGGTCATATGTATACTGCAGACTATGCAGATTCAGAGGGTAAAGTCTGTGTTGAGATTTTATGGTTGGAAGAAACCAAGGAATATATTATAGTCAGTTTGGTGCTTTATGTAAGCACTAAAAAGGTAAATAGCTGGTATGGAACAAGCTACTGA
- the FBXO15 gene encoding F-box only protein 15 isoform X2, whose amino-acid sequence MSSSIGSCCTCGIWLKLYSSSLHPKWTIRKMKSKQTETLSLGCAAVHDRKPGYWKKEYISKQTSALRTRVMRLAKFLDPYTGLPCKNKEAMKVSGLSWIIVLKDKNGKEHVIEKPNLSFMDTSVTVLWHGTDWPCLDILSTLKLFGVTPLLPDQSIPPSKNGPHRFSLIAEYHLANLTEKSVVFGADELVQLFSLSPGLLVGIWKEKNEIAFVMANLHYNQLLERSILGSATVQYVPPPNKPLLDDIDSEFGLHDYSLHLDLHGRNCRYMCGSFKCLFCRKGDIENGYLRLRVVNLKDNRKHLPVIGTLGICWETDVFKGNVKDCFVMDLTLLDETGKPFWCFSAPVHMELSTKSSGLYDYMGHMYTADYADSEGKVCVEILWLEETKEYIIVSLVLYVSTKKVNSWYGTSY is encoded by the exons ATGTCTTCCTCCATAGGAAGTTGCTGTACCTG tggaaTTTGGCTGAAACTCTATTCCAGCTCTTTGCACCCAAAATGGACAATTCGGAAAATGAAGtctaaacaaacagaaacactttctttgggctgtgctgctgtacATGATAGAAAGCCTGGGTACTGGAAGAAAGAATACATCTCCAAGCAAACATCTGCCTTAAGAACTAGAGTAATGCGGCTTGCTAAATTTCTAGATCCTTATACAGGTCTTCCATGTAAAAACAAAGAAGCTATGAA AGTTTCTGGGTTGAGTTGGATAATTGTTCTAAAggacaaaaatggaaaagaacatgTAATAGAGAAGCCAAACCTATCATTCATGGACACATCTGTTACTGTACTTTGGCATGGTACAGACTGGCCATGCTTAGACATCCTGTCAACCCTAAAACTGTTTGGAGTTACACCATTGCTTCCTGACCAAAGCATACCTCCCAGCAAGAATGG ACCTCATCGATTTTCCTTGATTGCTGAGTACCATCTTGCTAACCTGACTGAAAAAAGTGTAGTGTTTGGTGCTGATGAGCTTGTCCAGCTCTTTAGTCTGAGTCCAGGACTGTTAGTAGGAATTTGGAAG gagaaaaatgaaattgctTTTGTTATGGCGAATCTTCATTATAATCAACTTCTTGAGAGAAGCATTTTGGGTTCTGCTACTGT tcaaTATGTTCCTCCACCTAATAAACCTTTACTGGATGATATTGACTCAGAATTTGGACTGCATGACTACAGCCTGCATCTTGATCTGCATGGCAGAAACTGCAGGTACATGTGTGGATCATTCAAGTGCCTCTTCTGCAGAAAAG GTGACATTGAAAATGGATACCTGAGGCTCAGAGTCGTAAACTTAAAGGATAATAGGAAGCACTTGCCTGTTATTGGGACACTTGGCATATGCTGGGAAACAGATGTGTTTAAAGGCAATGTAAAg GACTGCTTTGTGATGGATCTGACTCTCTTGGATGAAACTGGAAAGCCCTTCTGGTGTTTTAGTGCTCCAGTCCACATGGAATTGTCTACCAAGTCATCCGGCCTTTATGACTACATGGGTCATATGTATACTGCAGACTATGCAGATTCAGAGGGTAAAGTCTGTGTTGAGATTTTATGGTTGGAAGAAACCAAGGAATATATTATAGTCAGTTTGGTGCTTTATGTAAGCACTAAAAAGGTAAATAGCTGGTATGGAACAAGCTACTGA